Proteins encoded within one genomic window of Triticum aestivum cultivar Chinese Spring chromosome 2D, IWGSC CS RefSeq v2.1, whole genome shotgun sequence:
- the LOC123050049 gene encoding uncharacterized protein, producing MAKCLAVALLVLVALAYCDGRELNQKDQALATARGAGAGGAVDESKVLGLPDLPVLGTFTGTSTITGPLVVLPGIPAHP from the coding sequence ATGGCAAAGTGCCTCGCCGTCGCGCTCCTCGTACTGGTGGCGCTCGCGTACTGCGACGGGAGGGAGCTGAACCAGAAGGACCAGGCACTGGCAACGGCACGCGGTGCCGGTGCCGGTGGTGCCGTCGACGAGTCCAAGGTGCTGGGGCTGCCAGACCTGCCGGTCCTGGGAACCTTTACCGGTACCAGCACCATTACCGGCCCGCTGGTGGTGCTTCCAGGGATCCCTGCTCACCCATGA